The window CATCGCCAGTGACAATCGGCGTCGCCCTGCCGGGGTAATGCCGCCTTGTCTCTTACGCGCAGCTTTTCGAGTGGCGCCTTTGCCACTCACACCCGCGCTTTCGATTAGGGCAGCAATTGCCCGCCCTATCTTGTCTCTTTCGCTCCTCAATTCTGCGATGATTGTGCTTAGGTCCAATATCGGCTCTCCTTGACTGACGGTTGAGACAGTATCGTGTCTGCACGAAGGAACTTCAATAGCTTCCGCCGTCGCTCAAACGCGCAGCGAAGGGGTCGAGCTGGCGCAGAAGCTTCTTCTGGAATACCTGTTTTAGCTAATGCCGGATTCGTGCAATGGGGATCCGAGATCGCCCTACGGCGCCACGCTCGCCGTGGCAGAACGCCCACGTTGAGCGGCTCATCGGATCGATACGTCGAGAATCACTCGACCACCTCGTCGTGTTCGGCGAAGCGCACCTGCGCGCTGTCCTGAAGGCTTATGCTTCTTATTACAACAAAGTCCGGCCGCATCTCTCACTGGATAAAGATGCTCCGGATTTTCGCGGGCCGCAGAAGATCGGCCGCATCGCAGCTATTCCAATCCTTGGCGGGCTGCATCATCAATACGTCCGGGTTTAGGTTTTGAATAGGCACAGGTAATTCGCGGCTGCCCCTCAGCCATCGCTGAATTCTACCAGAGCGCCCGCTTTATGCGCAGCGCCGGGGAAAGTGGCAATGACTCGGGGCCCCTGACTATTCGCTTTTGCCCTTGCCCTTGAGTTTCACCGACTGAGGCTCGTGTTCCGCATTGTCGTTGATCGTCAGGATGGCGCTATACGGCTGCGCAACGGTCGGCATGAACGTAACTCCGATCGTGCACTTCTCGCCTGCCGGCAGTGGTGCATCGCAGTCATTCGTCACGCTGAACGGACTGACCGCTCCGCTGAGCCCCTCCATCACCACCGTAAGACCGGGCTTCTTCTTGCTGCCCTTGGGGTTGCTCACCGTGATGTTCTTCGGGCCCTTGGACGAGCCGGCCTTCACCGTGCCGAAGTTCAGCGACGCCGGACTGATCCGCCACCTTTAGGTTTTGAATAGGCGCACGTACTAGTTTCGCGGGGCGGATCAGGATTTTTCGGGGTGCAGGCCAGTTACTGCTCTGCTGCAGGTCCACGAATCCGCAACTTTGCGTTCTCAACGAGCATCGCCGCCTCGTCCTGGTCGGCGATTTTTTCAGAGACTGTGGTAATATATTGCGGCCCTCGCACTTGGCCCGTACCAATCCCCCACAGGGTATCTTTGGTGAGCACGAAGCGGCGGCTGCCGGTAGCTCTCCACTCGACAAGCTCGCATGACTCGACCCTACCGGCTAACAACGCTTTAACGATTTTGGAAAATCGTGGGATGTCCGCTGGATGAAGAAGCTGGTTGAGAGACATACCCCGGAATTGGGCCGGGCTGAATTCAAACAAATCACAGTAGGACTTACTGACTGAAACAAAGCGCAGATCCCGCTTGAGAACCGAATGGGAGAGCGAAGGGACTCCCTCGAGTTTTTTACGAGCGCCGAGGCGCTCCCAGATCGCACCTTCCCGAACGGTCAACACCTCCTTCAAAAGCGCCTGTTGTTCAATCAACGCGTGCGCGGCTTGCTGGATGATAGGCATCATCTTGGGAAGGCTGTGAACCGGCGTGACGAGATGACCAATCGCGTCATGAATCAATGCTAACAATCCGTTCGTGCCGAACCGGTCAAGCTCCTCTGATGAAGGGAGTTTATCTGTCAGCCCTCTAATATGCCGAGTGATGCTGGCCATACGAAGATCCCCGAGGCCTCGTAACGAGTCAGCCCGATAACTAAGGCTAATACGAAACAGCCTCTGAACTTATAGGAAATAGACTCTGATATTTGGCGGAATGACGGGCTACGCCGGTGCTTCTAAACGCGTTCCGCAGATAACAGGAAATGCGCTTAAACTGCCAGAAGTCTGCCTACGCTGCCAGCAAGTCGTCAGAACTCAAGATATCGTCAAAGGCTCTTGTATCGTGGCCTTCCCCCTAAAGCCCAGCAGAATTGAGGTAGAGTCCGTCGACTATGATCCGCCCCGCGAAATTAGGACGACCGGGACTTGAGAAATCGACCTGGTGATCCGGCCATCACGTACTCCAGGTACATTGGCGGATCGGCCGCGGAGGCCAACCGCGACTGGCACGGCGACGCCAACTGCCACCGCCACTCCGACTGCGACTCCCACGATAGTTAATCGCCGGCGGCCCGGACGCCTGACAGTCCGCGCGCGGCGTACTCGCGGTGATGAAGCTGCGGCGCGCGGCGGCTTTTCGTCACCTACCCTATCCCGGCTTTGGCTTGGGGTGTCTCTGTTCCAAATAGCTTGAGTTTTTCTGATCTTCGCGACCTTCCCCGATTCTGAGGCATGACAGTTGCTCATTCTTTGGCTGCAAGGGCAATCGAGCCGCTCACAGAGGAGCATTGGATTCAGAATGGGACACCCCGAGACCGATATCGCCGAAGATGAGATCAGCCGGCGCCAGGCCGCCGAGCGCGAGCTCGAGGCTGTCCGCGGCGAACTGGCCGCGCAGGTCGCCGCTCGACACGAAGCGCAGGTTCGCCGCGAAGAAATGTGCGATAAGTGTGATATCCGGCAGGAAGTTGCGCAGCGCGGCCGCATCATAGCCGAGGGCGAGCTGGCTGCGGCCGAGTTGCGCGAGAGTGAGATAGCGTGGCGCCAACTTTTCGATCGGAGCCTCGACTCCATGGCGATTTTCGATCTCAAAACCGGCAGATACGTCGATATCAACGAAGAGTACACCCGAAATACCGGCTTCTGCCGCGACGAAATCATCGGTAAGCACTGGAGCGAAATCCAGTCATTCGTGAACCCTGAAGAGAACGAGCGCCTGAGAGCCGAGCTCGAACGAGCCGGCGTGGTCAGGAACCTGGAGGCAACCCTCCGCCGCAAGGACGGCAGCACCTACCACGGCTTGATCTCCGCGGTCAATCTCAAGCTGCGCGGACATTTGTGCACGGTCTCGATCGCTCGCGATATCAGCGCGCTCAAGGAAACACAACGTCAGCTGATCGCCGCGCGCGAAGCCGCGCTAGAAGCTTCGCGGGCCAAGTCTGACTTCCTTTCGAGCATGTCGCACGAGATCCGCACGCCGATGAACGCAGTGCTGGGGATGGCCGACATGCTGTGGGAAAGCGACTTGACCGAGGAGCAGCGCCGCTACCTGGACATCATGCGCAGGAACGGTGTCACCCTGCTCGACCTAATCAACGACATCCTCGACCTGGCCAAAGTCGAAAGCGGCAATCTCAGCCTGGAGGAAGTTGACTTTGACATTCGCGACCTGGTCGACGCGGTCGCCGAGACGATGGGGGTACGCGCGCATGAGAAGCATCTCGAACTCGCCGGCCACGTGGCGGCCGGCGTGCCGCATAACCTGGTCGGCGATCCGCTGCGCCTGCGCCAGGTGATTGTCAATTTGCTCAGCAACGCGGTTAAATTCACCGAACAGGGCGAGGTCGTGCTCAGCGTCGAGATGGCGCATCCGGATACCGGCTCGGGCGCCGCCTCGATTCGGTTCTCGGTGGCGGACACCGGGGTCGGAATCGCGCACGACAAGACCGATAGCATCTTTGACGCCTTCACCCAGGCCGATTCCTCGACGACGCGAAAGTACGGCGGAACCGGGCTGGGGCTCACGATCGTCAAGCGGCTGGCCGAGATGTACGGAGGCGCGATAGCCGTCGAGAGCGAGCTGGGCAAGGGCAGCATCTTCAGCTTCACCGCCGAGTTCAAGACCCGGCCCGCCCCTGCGACGCTCCCGCTTGAGGCGCCGAGCGTGGACCTGGCCGGCATGCGCATCCTGGTCGTCGATGACACCGCCGTCAACCGAATGATTCTGCGCGAGGCGCTCACCTCGCGGGGCGTCCTGGTCACCTGTGTCGAGAGCGGCCAGACTGCGCTGGACGAAATCGATCGGGCGGTGGCCGGCGGCAACCCCTATCGCGCGGTGCTGCTGGATTGCCGGATGCCCGGGATGGACGGAATAGAAGTGGCCCGTCAGATTCGCCGTCGCGGGCTCGGGTCGTATGACCGTCCGATCATACTGATGCTCACGTCCGACGACTTGGGCGCAACCATGGCGCGCGCTCGCAAAGCGGGCATCGAGATCTTCATGGTCAAGCCGATAAGGCGCGCCGATCTGTTCGCAGCGCTGAACCGGGCACTTGGCGCCGCTGATGCGTCGTCGCAACTCACCTCGCCCGCCGAGCGCAACGGCGTCCATTCGACCTCCGCCAGCGACGTATTGGAAGAGATGCGCCCGCTCAGGATCCTGCTGGCTGACGATTCGCGCGACAACCGGTTGCTCATGCACGCATACTTCAAGAAGACACCATACATTGTTGACGAAGCCGAAGACGGCGCCGCGGCGGTCGAAAAGTTCAGGACCGGCGCCTACGACCTGGTGCTGATGGACATCCAGATGCCGATCATGGACGGCTACTCCGCGACCCGCGCGATACGCGCGATGGAGCGTGACACCGGACGCCGCCGTATCCCGATCATCGCGCTGACAGCTTCGGTCCTTGCCGAGGCGTTGGATAAAGCGATCGACGCGGGATGCGATGCATACGTCGCCAAGCCGGTCAAGAAAGCCACCCTGCTGGCCGCCATTCGCGAGGCAACCTGCAATGCCGAAACGAACACCGATGGCCTGCACGCCTGACAGCCTGCGCTCGCATTCACCGTAAAATCGAGATCTGGAAATTGAAGCGATCGAGCAGCGGTCTAACGCTTGATCGCCCGCAATTGTAGCCTGTCACTGCTCATAATTCCGCGAGCCGTGTAAACGTTGGAGTTTTTTCGCTTTTCGCCTTAGTTCCCGCACCACGCGCACGCCACTCTCGTCGTGACCCTTTCGATCATCGCGGACGACCGGAGCGACCGCCGCTGCCGTTCAAGCTCTCTATCGTTCAGTCCAGGACGAAGCGCAGCGGAACGTCCAGAATCACGCGTACAGGGTTGCCGTTGCGGTCGCGTGCCGGTGAGAATTGCCATTGCTTCAGCGCGTCGATGGCCGCCGCGTCGAGCAATGGGGTCGACTCTTTCACTCGTATCGGGCCGACTATGTTTCCTTTTTCGTCGATGACCACCTCGAGAACAACATAGCCCTCGATTTCCCTGACGCGTGCCTCCACCGGGTAGATGGGGGTCACGCGCTTTAATGGAACCGGAGGGATGGCTGCTTGATCGGCCGCGATCGGCGAGTCGCCCAAACCTCCGGGAACGCCGGTGGCGAATCCAGCCCGGCCGGTCGTCGCTGCCGACGAGAGGGTCCCGTCGTTTGAATCGGAAGCCATCCCGGCGTCAGCCTTTGGCTCTGCGGCCCGATCGTCGGGCCGCTCAGGTTTCGTGCTCGCGGCCTTCTGATGTCGCGGCTGGGGAGGCGCCACAGGATTTCTCCCGGCAGTTGGAACCGACTTCGGCTCTCCGCCGGAACCCAGCGGCGGAGGTTCGACCAATGTCACCCGGATTGCTCCATCGACAGCCCGGTCAATGGTATGAACCCACGCTCGATCAAGCTGCACCGCGAGCAGGATCAGGCTTGCGTGGAAGAGACAGGACGCCGCGAACGCGACCCAGTGCCGCGCATGCGAACGGCGCATCGTGGAGTCTTCGCGGAGAATTGGCGCTGCGCGAACGGGCAAAGCGCACAGCGGCCCCGCGCTTTGCGCTTCCACCATGCGCCGGCGCGCTTCGTATCCGGATTCACTCATCGCGCTGGTTTGAAATAGCCGCGCACGCTCAGCGCACGGGAACCGCCGGCGGATAAATCCGTCCAGGCTGTCATCACCTCGTTGGGTCCGAGCGCGGTCATGACGGGATAGGTGGCGCTGCCCGGCCCGTGCGGCAGAGCCGTCGGCGCGGGAGCAACCGCGGGGGCGATCTGCCGCAAGTAGATTCGCTGGTTGGCCCAGCCGTGATCCTGATCCGGGTCGCGTCCCTGAAAGGCGGCCAGGAGGCGGTCTCCAACTGCTTCGAGGTAGGGATGATTTGGATCGCGGACGTCGCCGGAGAGATCCTGCCGCGGACCGAAGTGCTGGCCCCCATCATCGGATTCGGACCACAACAGCCGTTCCTCGCCGTCGATCACCGTATACCAGGCGACGAAGACCTTGCCGTCCAGCAACGCCAGCGACGAACCGGAGTCGGGGCAGCCGTTGATATGCCATCCGTCGCGCGAAACACGGGTTTCCTCCGACCAGACGGAACCGTCGTCATGAGATGAGATCACCACGAAGTCGCGCTCCTGATCCGGATCGACATGCCGCCACGAAAGATACCAGGCGCCTCGCCCGGCGAATTTGATCTCGGGGCGGCAGCATGGACAGACGTCAATTGCAACCCGGGCCGGCGGTGAAAAGCTCCGCCCGCCGTCGGTGGAGCGGATGAGCTCCAAGACGCCGGTTTCAGGAACCGCGCCTGGCACCCTGTCATAGGCGATCCAGACGGCGATCATAGTGCCGTTCGGGGCCACGGCGCCGTTGAAGTAAGGATGAGCACCTCCGCTCGGCGCATCGAGCGCAACCGGCTTGGAGAAACTGTGACCGAAGTTGTCGGATCTCGCGAAGAATAGCGCCATCCCCTGCCCGTTGGGCGCGCTCCCGGTCCACAGGGCGTAGTAGTTTCCGGGCTTGCCTGTCAGTAATCGCGGCGTTCCCTCGCGATGAGAATGCACGCTGCCGACGCCGGCATTGAGCTGCAATGATTGAGTGAAGACGTCGGCGCCGCCGGTGGTGGAAGTGCAAAAGAACAGGTCATCGCCGCCACCAGCGTTCGGCTCGACCAGTGACGCCAGCACGACGCCGGAAGGAAGAAGCTTCAGATCAGGGGCGGAACTCGCAACCGCCAGGATCGGTCGCGCCTGCGGCTCGAAAACCAAGGGGGAAGCCCTGGGCCTGCACCCCGCGATACATGCGGCGCAGACCAGCGCCAAAGCCTCCCAGCGTATCTCCATTTTTCGACTACTCATTGTCGCCGACATCCCTTGTACTAAAGGCTGAAGCGCATTCCGCCGTAAAAAGCGCGGCCGTCGCCCGGCTCGAAGTACGCGCCGTTGCCCGCATCGGGTACGACCGCGGACACCCAGGTCGCGTTGGTGAGGTTTCGCGCGTCGAAGAAAAATTTACAGTGCAGGGGCTTGTAATCGTATCCGGCCCTTACTCCGACCAGCACGTACGACGGCGCGTACGCGGTGTTCGCGCTGTTGACCGCCCAGTGGTTCATTGCCGAATCGACGTATGGCCCGAACCAGAACCCGGAATCGTGATTATACACCACTTCGCCGTGCAGATAGTTCTCAGGCGTAATGCCCGGAATCTGGTTGCTGTGATAGGTCGGATTGTCGACGAACCTGAAATACGAAAATGTGTACGCGACCCGCGCTCTCAACGCGTCTCCCTGTGAATCCAGACCCAGAGCGCGGGC of the Candidatus Binatus sp. genome contains:
- a CDS encoding PAS domain-containing protein; protein product: MASITRHIRGLTDKLPSSEELDRFGTNGLLALIHDAIGHLVTPVHSLPKMMPIIQQAAHALIEQQALLKEVLTVREGAIWERLGARKKLEGVPSLSHSVLKRDLRFVSVSKSYCDLFEFSPAQFRGMSLNQLLHPADIPRFSKIVKALLAGRVESCELVEWRATGSRRFVLTKDTLWGIGTGQVRGPQYITTVSEKIADQDEAAMLVENAKLRIRGPAAEQ
- a CDS encoding choice-of-anchor D domain-containing protein, with product MSPASLNFGTVKAGSSKGPKNITVSNPKGSKKKPGLTVVMEGLSGAVSPFSVTNDCDAPLPAGEKCTIGVTFMPTVAQPYSAILTINDNAEHEPQSVKLKGKGKSE
- a CDS encoding integrase core domain-containing protein, with product MGIRDRPTAPRSPWQNAHVERLIGSIRRESLDHLVVFGEAHLRAVLKAYASYYNKVRPHLSLDKDAPDFRGPQKIGRIAAIPILGGLHHQYVRV
- a CDS encoding response regulator, which codes for MAIFDLKTGRYVDINEEYTRNTGFCRDEIIGKHWSEIQSFVNPEENERLRAELERAGVVRNLEATLRRKDGSTYHGLISAVNLKLRGHLCTVSIARDISALKETQRQLIAAREAALEASRAKSDFLSSMSHEIRTPMNAVLGMADMLWESDLTEEQRRYLDIMRRNGVTLLDLINDILDLAKVESGNLSLEEVDFDIRDLVDAVAETMGVRAHEKHLELAGHVAAGVPHNLVGDPLRLRQVIVNLLSNAVKFTEQGEVVLSVEMAHPDTGSGAASIRFSVADTGVGIAHDKTDSIFDAFTQADSSTTRKYGGTGLGLTIVKRLAEMYGGAIAVESELGKGSIFSFTAEFKTRPAPATLPLEAPSVDLAGMRILVVDDTAVNRMILREALTSRGVLVTCVESGQTALDEIDRAVAGGNPYRAVLLDCRMPGMDGIEVARQIRRRGLGSYDRPIILMLTSDDLGATMARARKAGIEIFMVKPIRRADLFAALNRALGAADASSQLTSPAERNGVHSTSASDVLEEMRPLRILLADDSRDNRLLMHAYFKKTPYIVDEAEDGAAAVEKFRTGAYDLVLMDIQMPIMDGYSATRAIRAMERDTGRRRIPIIALTASVLAEALDKAIDAGCDAYVAKPVKKATLLAAIREATCNAETNTDGLHA
- a CDS encoding sialidase family protein; the encoded protein is MVFEPQARPILAVASSAPDLKLLPSGVVLASLVEPNAGGGDDLFFCTSTTGGADVFTQSLQLNAGVGSVHSHREGTPRLLTGKPGNYYALWTGSAPNGQGMALFFARSDNFGHSFSKPVALDAPSGGAHPYFNGAVAPNGTMIAVWIAYDRVPGAVPETGVLELIRSTDGGRSFSPPARVAIDVCPCCRPEIKFAGRGAWYLSWRHVDPDQERDFVVISSHDDGSVWSEETRVSRDGWHINGCPDSGSSLALLDGKVFVAWYTVIDGEERLLWSESDDGGQHFGPRQDLSGDVRDPNHPYLEAVGDRLLAAFQGRDPDQDHGWANQRIYLRQIAPAVAPAPTALPHGPGSATYPVMTALGPNEVMTAWTDLSAGGSRALSVRGYFKPAR
- a CDS encoding energy transducer TonB encodes the protein MASDSNDGTLSSAATTGRAGFATGVPGGLGDSPIAADQAAIPPVPLKRVTPIYPVEARVREIEGYVVLEVVIDEKGNIVGPIRVKESTPLLDAAAIDALKQWQFSPARDRNGNPVRVILDVPLRFVLD